The following are encoded in a window of Pirellulales bacterium genomic DNA:
- the acnA gene encoding aconitate hydratase AcnA has translation MNASAGTNDSFGTRDLFDTGNGNAAIYRLSKLEEQGLGPISQLPVSLRILMESLLRNCDGYEVTEDDVRHLAGWKADSPAEIEIPFKPARVVLQDFTGVPCVVDLAAMRSAMRRLGGDTRKINPLVPVDLVIDHSVQVDRFGSDDALAYNVELEFHRNRERYEFLRWGQKAFDNFRVVPPNIGIVHQVNLEFLAKGVFLRQGSGTNGAEKVAVPDTLVGTDSHTTMINGLGVVGWGVGGIEAEAVMLGQPLYLLLPEVIGFELTGSLPPGATATDLVLFVTQILRKEGVVGKFVEFFGPGLSHMALADRATIGNMAPEYGATIGFFPTDAETLRYLRLTGRTDAEVQLVERYYKEQGLFRTDDTPAPKFSKVLRLDMGTVEPSLAGPKRPQDRVALANVKKSFQQSLRAPVAQRGFALDEQAIARHAKVADNGHSTEIGHGAVVIAAITSCTNTSNPSVMVAAGLLAKAAVERGLAVKSYVKTSLAPGSRVVTDYLDAAGLTEPLEKLGFNTVGYGCTTCIGNSGPLPEPVAKAVDEGKLVAAAVLSGNRNFEGRINPLVKANWLASPPLVVAYALAGSTDVDLATEPLGKDRNGDDVYLRDIWPTQEQVAETVAAAVKPAMFHSRYENVWESNPQWNKIKTGKGDLFDWKPDSTYVQEPPFLIDLAPKPGPIETIRGARVLAALGDSVTTDHISPAGSIAAKSPAGKFLQEHGVVPAEFNSYGSRRGNDRVMTRGTLANIRIHNLLCPGTEGGVTRHLPAGPVAPIYDAAMQYKAEGVPLVILAGEEYGTGSSRDWAAKGTMLLGVRAVLASSFERIHRSNLVGMGVLPLVLPQSWQQLGLTGEEVFDIPLDDSLRPRSSITVRAAGPDGKVKEFTAKVRIDTPIELDYYRNGGILQTVLRKLLAG, from the coding sequence ATGAACGCTTCGGCAGGGACGAACGACTCCTTCGGTACTCGTGATCTCTTCGACACCGGCAACGGCAATGCGGCCATCTATCGGCTCTCGAAGCTCGAAGAGCAGGGCCTCGGCCCGATCTCGCAATTGCCCGTGTCGCTGCGGATTTTGATGGAGTCGCTGTTGCGGAATTGCGATGGCTATGAGGTCACTGAAGACGACGTGCGCCATCTGGCCGGCTGGAAGGCGGATTCGCCGGCAGAAATCGAGATTCCGTTCAAGCCGGCCCGGGTCGTGTTGCAGGATTTCACTGGGGTGCCGTGCGTGGTCGATCTCGCGGCGATGCGCAGCGCCATGCGGCGGCTCGGGGGCGACACTCGAAAAATCAATCCGCTCGTGCCCGTCGACCTTGTGATCGACCATTCCGTGCAAGTCGATCGCTTTGGCAGCGACGACGCTTTGGCCTACAATGTCGAACTCGAATTTCATCGCAATCGCGAGCGTTATGAATTTCTTCGCTGGGGCCAAAAGGCGTTCGACAATTTCCGCGTCGTGCCGCCGAATATCGGCATCGTGCACCAGGTGAATCTCGAGTTTCTTGCCAAAGGCGTGTTCCTGCGGCAAGGAAGTGGAACGAATGGCGCGGAAAAAGTCGCCGTGCCCGATACGCTCGTCGGCACCGACAGCCACACGACGATGATCAACGGCCTCGGCGTGGTGGGATGGGGTGTCGGCGGGATCGAGGCCGAGGCGGTGATGCTCGGCCAGCCGCTATATCTGCTCTTGCCGGAAGTTATCGGCTTCGAATTGACCGGAAGTTTGCCGCCGGGGGCAACGGCCACGGATCTGGTGTTGTTCGTCACGCAGATTTTGCGGAAGGAAGGGGTGGTGGGCAAATTCGTCGAATTCTTCGGTCCCGGCTTGTCGCACATGGCGCTCGCCGACCGGGCCACGATCGGCAACATGGCTCCCGAATATGGGGCCACGATCGGCTTCTTCCCGACCGACGCCGAAACGCTTCGCTACCTCCGCCTCACCGGCCGCACCGACGCGGAAGTGCAACTGGTGGAACGCTACTACAAGGAACAGGGCCTGTTCCGAACCGACGACACGCCCGCGCCGAAGTTCAGCAAGGTGTTGCGGCTCGACATGGGCACGGTCGAACCGAGCCTCGCCGGACCAAAACGCCCGCAAGATCGGGTGGCGCTGGCAAACGTGAAGAAATCGTTTCAACAATCGCTCCGAGCACCGGTCGCGCAGCGCGGCTTCGCTCTCGACGAACAAGCGATCGCCCGTCATGCCAAAGTGGCCGACAACGGCCATTCGACCGAAATCGGTCACGGCGCCGTCGTCATTGCCGCGATCACCAGCTGCACCAACACGAGCAATCCATCGGTGATGGTGGCGGCCGGGCTGCTGGCCAAAGCGGCCGTCGAGCGCGGGCTTGCGGTGAAATCGTATGTCAAAACCAGCTTGGCCCCCGGTTCGCGCGTGGTGACCGATTATCTCGACGCGGCCGGACTGACCGAACCGCTCGAAAAGCTTGGCTTCAACACGGTCGGCTACGGCTGCACGACGTGCATCGGCAATAGCGGCCCGCTGCCCGAGCCGGTGGCCAAGGCCGTCGATGAGGGAAAGCTTGTGGCGGCGGCGGTGCTCAGCGGCAACCGAAATTTCGAAGGCCGGATCAATCCACTGGTGAAGGCGAATTGGCTGGCCAGCCCGCCGCTGGTGGTCGCGTATGCATTGGCCGGCTCGACGGATGTCGATCTGGCGACCGAGCCGCTCGGCAAAGACCGCAATGGCGACGACGTTTACCTGCGCGATATTTGGCCGACGCAAGAGCAGGTGGCCGAGACCGTGGCGGCGGCCGTGAAGCCGGCGATGTTTCATTCTCGCTATGAAAACGTGTGGGAAAGTAACCCGCAATGGAACAAAATCAAGACAGGCAAAGGCGATCTCTTCGATTGGAAGCCCGACAGCACTTATGTTCAGGAGCCGCCGTTCTTGATCGATCTGGCGCCGAAGCCGGGCCCAATCGAAACGATTCGCGGCGCTCGCGTGCTGGCGGCGCTCGGCGATTCAGTGACGACCGACCACATTTCGCCCGCCGGATCGATCGCGGCCAAAAGTCCGGCCGGAAAATTTTTGCAAGAGCACGGCGTCGTGCCGGCCGAGTTCAATAGCTACGGCTCGCGGCGCGGCAACGACCGGGTGATGACCCGCGGCACGCTGGCCAATATCCGCATCCACAATCTGCTTTGCCCCGGCACGGAAGGGGGCGTCACGCGGCATTTGCCCGCGGGACCGGTGGCGCCGATCTACGATGCTGCGATGCAATACAAAGCGGAAGGGGTGCCGCTGGTGATCCTGGCGGGCGAAGAATATGGCACCGGTTCGAGTCGCGATTGGGCCGCCAAGGGAACGATGCTTTTGGGCGTGCGGGCCGTGCTGGCCTCGAGCTTCGAGCGCATCCACCGCAGCAACCTGGTCGGCATGGGCGTGCTGCCATTGGTGCTGCCGCAATCGTGGCAGCAACTCGGCCTGACGGGCGAAGAAGTGTTTGACATCCCCCTCGACGATTCGCTCCGCCCGCGTTCGAGCATCACCGTTCGCGCCGCGGGCCCCGATGGCAAGGTGAAAGAATTCACCGCAAAAGTGCGCATCGACACCCCGATCGAACTCGACTACTACCGCAACGGCGGCATCTTGCAAACGGTACTAAGAAAGCTACTGGCGGGATAG
- a CDS encoding PEGA domain-containing protein — MATEFNPYHVWLGIPPEELPANHYRLLGIRLFESNGDVIDNAADRQMAHLRTFQGGKHGELTQRLLNEVAAARVCLLDPKKRAAYDPQLKAKMSAASADGAPAGGSAIQRQAPRRPAATLAAAGQASHAAPANSAAAPQPANVWDDLLGGDPAARSSQTGAKTAKATAAKLATAKAAAVKRNASNRNVSIGIAAAIVLAAAVGIGLYAMSGTPANADATIVFNWPAADRAEASLTVDDARIAIPATAKWEYRCPPGFHHIAGQHAAYKFSADVTLVAGQEQTLSPDWRPKAVLVLNWPPAERAGAELKIDGHPQTVTRRVPLEIPVAPGQHLVQVTGPGTASFGTTVSVTPDGRELVAIAPPPTTGTLVFDWPAEERRGAELTVDGHRQEAASGTGADPFQLTVEPGRHVVRIVRAGFEPFSQSVEISAGANQAIKPTWAPEQKAAVVETPLDTAPQPLKKLSPPPAADIERIAKQIENLYKTTGAGLKDPAKAQELYDVAAKDGSSPAERYVLLTKGAEIAAAGGDLTLAMQGADALAAAYEIGPFELKQKLLDKYISVAKPDQEEAAISVAEQLVNQAIAGDQYEIALVLATAASRAAAKSQLPTRKEIEDQLSKRRHDIRIIAPLYAAAKKARAALAKTPDDPEANKLVGQWNCFYKSDWAAGLPLLAKGSDEKLKSLAAEDLMAELKSPTDAEGKIHLADAWWELAQKEAGAARDSIRLHAGEIYQAALPNLGSALKKAAIEKRLTEIADLQTAAANAASATSAPAVATGKSKARGKLPMGKMVEILQLVDPANAIEGNWSRDGDKLMIQPGNQCRIAIPVVVEGSYDMEVEFTRHDGDGDLHFTIPVGTHHCDVMVGQDKRTGGLDTVNGRRPSENSNPTTVHSPEIENDHTYRLLVKVRVQQADAASIDVLLDGKPYLPHWEGDAANLNIVNDWAMPAGHLGLGAWQSHVAYTSVKLRMISGRADTAGGAEAQAASATAAGEAPASLKGRFFVACKGEVELFINGRPLPISDSASESVRLSQGDIVALRISSKFVHRTFRAAFLPDNRKWKWPFRQADFSVFGDADPSSIQPPQFTASLSRAGHGKANDTIEMIWKRLDLPSESEWIWSGGKDTKTTVAAIVSPALFMPNRPAR; from the coding sequence ATGGCGACGGAGTTCAATCCCTATCATGTTTGGCTGGGCATTCCACCAGAGGAATTGCCCGCAAATCATTATCGGTTGCTCGGCATTCGGCTATTCGAGTCGAACGGCGATGTGATCGACAACGCGGCCGACCGGCAGATGGCCCATCTGCGCACGTTTCAAGGCGGCAAACATGGCGAATTGACGCAACGGCTGCTGAATGAAGTGGCCGCCGCGCGCGTTTGCTTGCTCGATCCCAAAAAACGGGCGGCCTACGACCCGCAACTCAAGGCAAAGATGTCGGCCGCCTCCGCTGACGGAGCCCCGGCAGGCGGCTCGGCGATTCAACGCCAAGCACCGCGGCGGCCGGCCGCCACGCTGGCGGCTGCTGGTCAAGCCTCGCACGCCGCCCCCGCCAACTCCGCGGCAGCTCCGCAGCCGGCAAACGTCTGGGATGATCTGCTGGGAGGCGATCCAGCAGCCAGATCATCACAGACTGGCGCCAAAACGGCGAAGGCCACAGCGGCAAAGTTGGCCACTGCCAAGGCAGCCGCGGTCAAACGAAACGCCAGCAATCGCAATGTGTCGATCGGCATCGCCGCCGCCATCGTGCTCGCGGCAGCAGTGGGTATCGGGCTGTATGCGATGAGCGGCACTCCCGCCAACGCCGATGCCACGATCGTGTTCAATTGGCCCGCGGCCGATCGTGCCGAGGCGAGTTTGACAGTCGATGACGCTCGGATTGCAATCCCAGCCACCGCGAAATGGGAATATCGCTGTCCGCCAGGGTTCCACCACATCGCCGGACAGCACGCTGCCTATAAGTTTTCGGCCGATGTCACGCTCGTCGCTGGGCAAGAACAGACACTCTCGCCGGACTGGCGGCCAAAGGCGGTGCTGGTGTTGAACTGGCCGCCAGCCGAGCGCGCCGGGGCGGAATTAAAGATCGATGGCCACCCGCAAACAGTCACCCGACGCGTGCCGCTGGAAATTCCCGTCGCGCCAGGACAGCATTTGGTTCAAGTGACGGGTCCCGGTACCGCCAGCTTTGGCACGACCGTTTCTGTCACGCCGGATGGTCGCGAGCTCGTTGCCATCGCGCCGCCTCCGACGACGGGCACGCTGGTTTTCGATTGGCCGGCCGAAGAGCGCAGAGGTGCCGAGCTGACGGTCGATGGCCATCGTCAGGAAGCCGCAAGCGGAACGGGTGCCGATCCGTTTCAGTTGACCGTGGAGCCGGGCCGGCATGTCGTACGCATCGTCCGTGCCGGGTTCGAACCCTTCAGCCAATCGGTCGAGATTTCGGCCGGAGCGAATCAAGCGATCAAGCCGACCTGGGCGCCCGAGCAAAAGGCAGCCGTCGTCGAAACGCCGCTGGACACCGCTCCTCAACCGCTGAAAAAGCTCTCGCCGCCGCCGGCAGCCGACATCGAGCGAATCGCCAAACAAATCGAAAATCTTTACAAGACCACGGGCGCGGGCCTGAAAGACCCGGCCAAAGCGCAAGAACTCTACGATGTGGCGGCAAAAGACGGCAGTTCGCCGGCCGAGCGCTATGTGCTGCTGACCAAGGGAGCCGAGATCGCTGCCGCGGGCGGAGATCTGACCTTGGCCATGCAAGGGGCGGATGCCCTCGCGGCCGCTTACGAAATCGGACCGTTCGAGCTAAAGCAAAAACTGCTGGACAAATACATCAGCGTCGCCAAGCCGGATCAAGAAGAAGCCGCGATCAGCGTTGCCGAGCAATTGGTCAATCAGGCTATAGCCGGCGATCAGTATGAGATCGCGTTGGTGCTCGCCACGGCCGCCAGCCGCGCTGCCGCCAAATCGCAGCTTCCGACGCGCAAGGAGATCGAAGACCAATTGTCGAAGCGGCGGCACGATATCCGCATCATCGCCCCGCTGTACGCCGCGGCCAAAAAAGCCCGAGCGGCGCTCGCTAAAACTCCGGACGACCCGGAGGCGAACAAACTAGTCGGCCAATGGAACTGCTTTTACAAGAGTGATTGGGCCGCCGGCCTGCCGCTGTTGGCCAAAGGTAGCGATGAGAAATTGAAATCATTAGCCGCAGAGGATCTAATGGCGGAGTTGAAATCGCCAACCGATGCCGAGGGGAAAATCCATCTTGCCGATGCATGGTGGGAATTGGCTCAAAAGGAAGCCGGCGCCGCCCGCGACTCGATCCGCCTGCATGCCGGCGAAATCTACCAAGCCGCGCTGCCAAACCTCGGCTCAGCATTGAAGAAAGCGGCGATCGAAAAGCGATTGACCGAGATTGCCGATCTGCAAACCGCGGCAGCAAATGCGGCCTCGGCAACTTCCGCCCCCGCGGTCGCAACCGGCAAATCGAAAGCCCGCGGCAAGCTTCCAATGGGCAAAATGGTCGAAATTCTCCAACTCGTCGATCCGGCGAACGCCATCGAAGGCAATTGGTCGCGCGACGGCGACAAGCTGATGATCCAGCCAGGAAACCAATGCCGGATCGCAATTCCCGTCGTCGTCGAGGGGAGCTACGACATGGAGGTTGAGTTCACCCGGCACGACGGCGACGGCGATTTGCACTTCACCATTCCCGTCGGCACGCACCACTGCGACGTGATGGTCGGCCAAGACAAGCGCACTGGCGGCTTGGATACGGTCAACGGCCGGCGGCCATCCGAAAACAGTAATCCCACGACCGTCCACTCGCCGGAAATCGAAAATGATCACACCTATCGCCTGCTGGTGAAGGTCCGCGTGCAACAGGCAGACGCTGCCAGCATTGATGTCTTACTCGACGGCAAACCCTACTTGCCGCATTGGGAAGGCGATGCGGCAAACCTGAACATCGTCAACGACTGGGCCATGCCCGCCGGCCACCTCGGGCTCGGCGCTTGGCAATCGCACGTCGCCTACACGTCGGTGAAGCTGCGGATGATTTCGGGCCGCGCCGACACCGCGGGCGGCGCTGAGGCGCAGGCGGCGTCAGCCACTGCTGCTGGAGAGGCGCCTGCGTCGCTCAAGGGCAGATTCTTCGTCGCTTGTAAAGGAGAGGTCGAGCTATTCATTAACGGGCGACCGCTGCCGATTTCTGATTCCGCGAGCGAAAGCGTCCGGCTTTCGCAGGGGGATATTGTCGCGCTCCGGATCAGCAGCAAGTTCGTCCATCGGACGTTCCGCGCGGCGTTTCTGCCGGACAATCGGAAATGGAAATGGCCATTCCGCCAGGCCGACTTTTCGGTATTCGGCGACGCCGACCCCAGCTCGATCCAGCCCCCGCAGTTTACGGCTTCGCTGTCGCGGGCCGGCCACGGCAAGGCGAACGATACCATCGAAATGATTTGGAAGCGTCTCGACCTGCCCTCGGAGAGCGAATGGATATGGTCCGGCGGAAAGGACACAAAAACGACCGTCGCGGCCATTGTCTCTCCGGCGCTTTTCATGCCGAACCGCCCCGCACGGTAG
- the hslV gene encoding ATP-dependent protease subunit HslV gives MRVRSTTILTVRHNGLVALGGDGQVTMGSAIMKADAMKIRRLADGRVIVGFAGSSADAFALLERFEAKLKDFPANTPRAATELAKEWRTDRALRRLESLLAVADSRNTLLISGTGDVITPTDGILGIGSGGNYAVAAARALVAHSSLSAAAIVREALEIASGIDIYTNTNIVVEELPCAS, from the coding sequence ATGCGAGTTCGTTCGACGACCATTCTGACGGTGCGGCACAACGGGCTGGTTGCCTTGGGAGGCGATGGCCAGGTGACGATGGGTAGCGCCATCATGAAGGCCGATGCGATGAAGATCCGCCGGCTGGCCGATGGCCGCGTGATCGTCGGCTTCGCCGGTTCGAGCGCCGATGCGTTTGCGCTGCTCGAGCGGTTCGAAGCGAAGTTGAAGGATTTTCCGGCGAACACGCCCCGCGCCGCCACCGAGTTGGCCAAGGAATGGCGCACCGATCGGGCGCTGCGGCGATTGGAATCGCTCTTGGCCGTGGCCGACAGCCGCAACACGCTTTTGATCAGCGGCACCGGCGATGTAATCACGCCGACCGACGGCATTTTGGGCATCGGCTCCGGCGGGAATTACGCGGTTGCCGCGGCTCGAGCGCTCGTGGCCCATTCGTCGCTTTCGGCCGCCGCAATCGTTCGCGAAGCGCTCGAAATCGCGTCGGGCATCGATATCTACACGAACACCAATATCGTCGTCGAGGAACTTCCATGCGCGAGTTGA
- the hslU gene encoding ATP-dependent protease ATPase subunit HslU codes for MRELTPRQIVAELDRHIVGQAAAKRAVAIAIRNRWRRHQLPEEMRREVAPKNILMIGPTGVGKTEIARRLARLTGAPFIKVEATKYTEVGYYGRDVESMVRELLDSAIALVREQERKEVEEEAHRRVEERLLDLVAPPPVSYDAAPDSPQPPERHERTREKMRAMLAAGELDTRKVELTIEQKSAPMMLTGIGMEQVDLDLQGMFEKILPKNTTRREMTVSEARRVLFEQECDALINQEKVHSAAIELAENLGIIFVDELDKIVSGETKGVDVSRQGVQRDLLPIVEGTTVQTKYGYVRTDHVLFIAAGAFHRAKPSDLMPELQGRFPIRVELTDLTKEDFLRILTEPRNALTRQYEALMGTEGVRLSFTPEAIDALATVAHRVNQSTQNIGARRLYTIMERLLEELSFEAPDMGKGEVNITDAYVKEKLESLSQDEDLSKFIL; via the coding sequence ATGCGCGAGTTGACGCCCCGACAAATCGTCGCCGAGTTGGATCGGCATATCGTCGGGCAAGCGGCGGCCAAGCGGGCCGTGGCCATCGCCATCCGCAATCGCTGGCGGCGGCATCAGTTGCCGGAAGAAATGCGGCGCGAAGTAGCGCCGAAGAACATCCTGATGATTGGCCCCACGGGCGTCGGCAAAACGGAAATCGCCCGTCGGCTGGCCCGGCTCACCGGCGCGCCGTTCATCAAGGTCGAAGCGACGAAATATACCGAGGTGGGCTACTACGGCCGCGACGTGGAAAGCATGGTCCGCGAACTGCTGGATAGCGCAATCGCATTGGTGCGCGAGCAGGAGCGCAAAGAAGTCGAAGAGGAAGCGCATCGAAGGGTCGAAGAGCGATTGCTCGATCTCGTGGCCCCGCCCCCGGTGAGCTACGACGCGGCTCCCGACAGCCCGCAACCTCCCGAGCGCCACGAACGCACCCGCGAAAAAATGCGGGCCATGCTCGCCGCCGGCGAACTCGACACGCGAAAAGTCGAACTGACGATCGAGCAAAAATCCGCGCCGATGATGCTCACCGGCATCGGCATGGAGCAGGTCGATCTGGATTTACAGGGGATGTTCGAAAAGATTCTGCCGAAGAACACGACGCGCCGCGAAATGACCGTCAGCGAGGCCCGCCGCGTGCTCTTCGAGCAGGAGTGCGACGCGCTGATCAACCAAGAGAAGGTGCATTCGGCCGCGATCGAGTTGGCGGAAAATCTGGGCATCATCTTCGTCGACGAACTCGACAAGATCGTATCGGGCGAGACGAAAGGGGTCGACGTTTCGCGGCAGGGCGTACAGCGAGATTTGCTGCCGATCGTCGAAGGGACCACGGTGCAAACGAAGTATGGCTATGTTCGCACCGACCATGTGCTGTTCATCGCCGCGGGCGCATTCCATCGGGCCAAGCCGAGCGATCTGATGCCCGAATTGCAAGGCCGCTTTCCGATCCGCGTCGAGTTGACCGATCTGACGAAGGAAGATTTCTTGCGGATTCTGACCGAGCCGCGCAACGCGCTGACACGGCAGTACGAAGCCCTGATGGGAACGGAGGGCGTGCGGCTGAGTTTCACGCCCGAGGCGATCGACGCATTGGCGACTGTGGCCCATCGCGTCAACCAATCGACGCAGAATATCGGCGCCCGCCGGTTATACACGATCATGGAGCGGCTGCTCGAGGAATTAAGTTTCGAGGCGCCCGACATGGGCAAGGGGGAAGTGAACATTACCGATGCTTATGTGAAAGAAAAGCTCGAATCGCTGAGCCAGGATGAGGATTTGAGCAAGTTTATTCTGTAG
- the tsaE gene encoding tRNA (adenosine(37)-N6)-threonylcarbamoyltransferase complex ATPase subunit type 1 TsaE — translation MLDHFSFLAADESATAALGRALTVQLPPGAVIGLRGPLGAGKTRLVQAVAEAAGVDPRLVLSPTFVLIHEYRGRLPIYHFDAYRLRDDDEFLQLGPEEYFDAGGWTFVEWADRVATCLPLERLEIAIEPTGITSRRFEITAIGERYQPVIAALRSSEIR, via the coding sequence ATGCTAGATCATTTCTCGTTTCTCGCCGCCGATGAATCGGCAACTGCCGCCTTGGGCCGAGCGCTCACGGTCCAATTGCCGCCGGGCGCGGTGATCGGGCTCCGCGGACCGCTGGGGGCCGGCAAGACGAGGCTGGTGCAAGCCGTCGCCGAAGCGGCCGGAGTCGATCCACGCCTAGTGCTAAGCCCGACGTTCGTGCTGATCCACGAATATCGGGGCCGTTTGCCGATCTATCATTTCGATGCCTATCGGCTTCGCGACGACGACGAATTTCTGCAGCTCGGCCCGGAAGAATACTTCGACGCCGGCGGCTGGACGTTCGTCGAATGGGCCGATCGCGTGGCCACTTGCCTGCCGCTTGAGCGGCTGGAGATCGCCATCGAACCGACCGGCATCACGTCGCGGCGCTTTGAAATTACGGCCATCGGCGAGCGATACCAGCCGGTGATCGCGGCGCTGCGATCGAGTGAGATTCGGTAG
- a CDS encoding chloride channel protein has translation MEATEPSKSAWATPLHWLADFSDAVRRRLKPQRRLLGLALVVGVVAGLGAVAFYALSQGVMHYTLESIAGYTPEPTRGENQLFPESDTLFRPWLLLLIPAIGGLASGWLVFTMAPEAEGHGTDSVIAAYHNKQGDIRARVPIVKIFSSALTLGTGGSGGREGPIAQIGAGFGSLLGRTLRLRPADRRILVAAGMGAGISAIFRVPLTGALFAAEVLYSSPDFESEVVIPAGLASVTAYSTFGLFYGWKSMFSLPPSVVSTLTFNNPMRLLSYLALALLMVVLAMMYTRTFYGLSHMFHRLKIRPHYKPAVGAFVTGLLGVGVFIAFTHMVSAADAHRVLAVMAFGDGILQSAMELPAATEGSLVFAALLATVAVVKILTTGLTIGSGGSGGVFGPSLVIGGCAGGALGIALHHFWPALAPHPATFVLVGMAGFLAATAKTPICTLVIVAEMTGSYSLLLPTLWVCALSFLLSDDKSIYGSQVESRSLSPAHQGDYVREVLAGLSVGQFITPRGQIPVLRPGDPLSVVIQRLSSTPFYSLPVADANERLLGVVSLEEVHQASQSPDLGTWIVAADLMRGDITPLRADDRLDRALELFVENDLPALPVVDKFIDGRIVGIVKRSDVATTYLRHVHEVGDNSKKLGGNSKAG, from the coding sequence ATGGAAGCAACCGAGCCTTCGAAAAGCGCTTGGGCGACCCCGTTGCACTGGCTGGCCGACTTTTCGGACGCCGTGCGGCGGAGATTGAAGCCGCAGCGCCGCCTGTTGGGATTGGCGCTTGTCGTGGGCGTTGTCGCCGGGCTCGGGGCGGTCGCGTTCTATGCACTCAGCCAGGGGGTGATGCACTACACGCTGGAATCGATCGCTGGCTACACGCCGGAGCCGACGCGCGGCGAGAATCAACTTTTCCCCGAATCCGACACGCTTTTTCGCCCCTGGCTGCTGCTTTTGATCCCGGCGATCGGCGGCTTGGCGAGCGGTTGGCTGGTGTTCACGATGGCGCCAGAAGCCGAAGGCCACGGCACGGATTCGGTCATTGCCGCGTATCACAACAAGCAGGGGGACATCCGCGCCCGCGTCCCAATTGTGAAGATTTTTTCGAGCGCGCTCACCCTCGGCACGGGCGGCTCTGGCGGGCGCGAAGGCCCGATTGCGCAAATCGGCGCCGGTTTCGGCTCGCTCTTGGGTCGAACGTTGCGGCTGCGGCCCGCGGATCGGCGAATTCTCGTCGCCGCCGGGATGGGGGCCGGCATTTCGGCGATTTTCCGCGTCCCACTCACCGGAGCATTGTTCGCGGCCGAGGTGCTCTACAGTTCGCCCGACTTCGAATCGGAAGTGGTCATTCCCGCCGGTCTGGCGAGCGTCACCGCCTATTCCACGTTCGGCTTGTTCTACGGCTGGAAGTCGATGTTTTCGCTGCCCCCCTCGGTCGTCAGCACGTTGACGTTCAACAACCCGATGCGGCTGCTGTCGTATCTCGCGCTGGCGCTATTGATGGTTGTGCTGGCGATGATGTATACGCGGACGTTCTACGGCCTATCGCACATGTTTCACCGCTTGAAGATTCGGCCGCATTACAAACCGGCCGTCGGTGCGTTTGTCACAGGCCTGTTGGGAGTCGGAGTGTTCATTGCATTCACGCACATGGTCAGCGCCGCGGACGCACACCGGGTTTTGGCGGTAATGGCTTTCGGCGACGGTATTCTGCAAAGTGCTATGGAGTTGCCAGCGGCGACGGAAGGAAGCTTGGTGTTCGCAGCATTGCTGGCTACGGTGGCGGTAGTGAAAATACTGACCACCGGGTTGACGATCGGCAGTGGCGGGTCGGGCGGTGTGTTCGGGCCGTCGCTGGTGATCGGCGGCTGTGCGGGGGGCGCACTGGGAATAGCGCTGCACCATTTTTGGCCCGCCTTGGCGCCGCATCCGGCCACGTTTGTGCTCGTGGGAATGGCCGGCTTTTTGGCAGCAACCGCGAAAACGCCGATTTGCACGCTCGTGATCGTCGCCGAAATGACCGGTAGCTACAGCCTGCTGCTGCCGACGCTTTGGGTTTGCGCGCTGTCGTTTTTGCTTTCCGACGACAAGTCGATCTACGGCTCGCAGGTCGAATCGCGTTCCCTGTCCCCGGCGCATCAGGGCGATTATGTGCGCGAGGTGTTGGCGGGGCTTTCGGTCGGGCAATTTATTACGCCGCGCGGGCAGATTCCCGTGCTTCGGCCGGGCGATCCGCTATCGGTCGTGATCCAGCGATTATCGTCGACGCCGTTCTATTCCTTGCCGGTTGCCGATGCGAATGAGCGATTATTGGGCGTCGTGAGCTTGGAAGAGGTACATCAGGCTTCGCAATCGCCCGATCTGGGCACATGGATTGTGGCGGCCGATCTGATGCGCGGCGACATCACGCCTCTTCGGGCCGACGACCGCTTGGATCGCGCGCTGGAGCTATTCGTCGAGAATGATTTGCCGGCGCTCCCGGTGGTCGACAAATTCATCGACGGCCGAATCGTCGGCATCGTCAAGCGGTCCGACGTGGCGACGACCTACCTGCGGCACGTCCACGAAGTCGGTGACAATTCGAAAAAGCTTGGCGGAAACTCGAAAGCCGGCTAG